The following coding sequences lie in one Heyndrickxia oleronia genomic window:
- a CDS encoding anti-repressor SinI family protein, which translates to MVGITGYDQEWFDLIAEAKKIGLSTQEIREFINSSKKKERKMDSAKLGIYYQTLLPDVKTDKGVLNKELECESLEKRMTRIETKLDLLLKLRNHMMNVGI; encoded by the coding sequence ATGGTGGGGATAACGGGATATGATCAGGAATGGTTTGATTTAATTGCTGAAGCAAAAAAAATAGGATTATCCACCCAAGAAATAAGAGAATTTATAAATAGCAGCAAGAAAAAAGAACGCAAAATGGATTCTGCTAAACTAGGAATCTATTACCAAACATTATTACCAGATGTAAAAACGGATAAAGGTGTTCTTAATAAAGAATTAGAATGTGAGTCATTAGAAAAAAGAATGACACGTATTGAAACTAAATTAGACCTACTATTAAAGTTACGAAATCATATGATGAATGTTGGAATATAA
- a CDS encoding ABC transporter substrate-binding protein, which translates to MKKLFLGLTMFILIFVMAGCSGEKASTKDGKIEIRYGLWDKNQVPAIEEIIKKFNEKNPNIKVKLELTPYKQYFQKLETAATGGALPDVLWMNGPHIAQYAMGKVLQPLDDFIKKDQFDMNNYPESLVNLYTVEDKIYGVPKDFDTTGLWYNKKLFDEAGIPYPDETWDWNMLKEAAKKLTTKDKGIYGFAALMGNQGGYYDLIWQNGGYVVSDDNQSVGFSEPEAVEAIKYNISFIEEGLSPTPAQMEETKPSDMMISGKIAMMFDGPWMVPEYKTNQDLDVAVLPQGKERAVSIHGLGNVIAKNSKHQKEAWEFVKFLGSKEAAEIFAETGTVIPAFNGTQDAWLKSVDTLNLQAFIDGSEYAHPLPSVENTGALWDAETKILKNAWSGDESVEDATKKLTEEGNKILNKK; encoded by the coding sequence TTGAAAAAGCTTTTCTTGGGATTGACAATGTTCATACTGATCTTTGTAATGGCAGGATGTTCAGGCGAAAAGGCGTCTACAAAGGATGGGAAAATAGAAATTCGCTATGGGTTATGGGACAAAAACCAAGTTCCAGCTATTGAAGAAATCATTAAGAAATTTAATGAAAAAAATCCTAATATTAAGGTGAAGCTTGAGTTAACACCGTATAAGCAATATTTTCAAAAGCTTGAAACTGCTGCAACAGGTGGAGCTTTACCAGATGTACTTTGGATGAATGGGCCACATATTGCACAATATGCAATGGGAAAAGTTCTTCAACCATTAGATGATTTCATTAAGAAGGATCAATTTGATATGAATAATTATCCAGAATCTCTTGTTAATTTATATACAGTTGAGGACAAGATTTATGGTGTTCCAAAGGACTTTGACACGACTGGATTATGGTACAACAAGAAGCTTTTCGATGAGGCAGGTATCCCATATCCTGATGAAACCTGGGATTGGAATATGTTGAAGGAAGCAGCAAAAAAACTGACGACTAAGGATAAGGGGATTTATGGATTTGCTGCATTGATGGGAAATCAAGGTGGTTATTATGATTTGATTTGGCAAAATGGCGGCTATGTCGTTTCAGATGATAATCAATCGGTTGGATTTTCTGAGCCAGAAGCAGTAGAAGCAATTAAATATAATATTAGCTTTATAGAAGAAGGTCTATCACCAACTCCTGCGCAAATGGAAGAAACGAAGCCATCTGACATGATGATATCGGGAAAAATAGCGATGATGTTTGATGGACCATGGATGGTTCCTGAGTATAAAACAAATCAGGATTTAGACGTAGCTGTTCTTCCACAAGGTAAGGAAAGAGCTGTTAGTATTCATGGCTTGGGTAATGTTATTGCGAAGAACTCTAAACATCAAAAAGAGGCTTGGGAGTTTGTTAAATTCCTAGGATCAAAAGAAGCAGCAGAAATATTTGCGGAAACAGGAACAGTAATCCCTGCTTTCAATGGAACACAGGATGCATGGTTGAAATCTGTGGATACATTAAATTTACAAGCATTTATTGATGGGTCAGAGTATGCTCACCCACTACCAAGTGTCGAAAATACGGGAGCATTATGGGATGCCGAAACAAAAATCCTTAAAAATGCTTGGAGTGGCGATGAAAGTGTAGAGGATGCTACAAAGAAATTAACGGAAGAAGGAAATAAGATCCTTAATAAAAAGTAA
- a CDS encoding carbohydrate ABC transporter permease, translating into MSEIQLTTEPKPKRQAKRYYKTKKRSDYLWAYCMLAPTMIGLLIFYFWPILQTIYFSFTEWGAFGTFEWIGVENYVRMLTDSELGQAFRNTFIYIVLTVPIGIFLSILVAVLLNQKIKGRSVYRTLYFLPVITMPAAIAMVWKWLYNSDFGLINYILSLFHIKGPSWITNPDIALYSIIIVAIWSGVGYNMVIFLSGLQNIPQTYYEAAKIDGAGPVRTFFSITMPLLSPIIFFVSIMSLIGAFQVFDLIFMMVSSNSVTIEKTQSIVYLFYQHAFVLNDKGYAAAIAVLLLVMILIVTVIQMMLQKKWVHYE; encoded by the coding sequence ATGTCAGAGATTCAGCTTACAACCGAGCCAAAGCCTAAAAGACAGGCGAAAAGGTATTATAAAACGAAAAAACGATCAGATTATCTTTGGGCATATTGTATGCTTGCTCCAACGATGATTGGTCTACTAATCTTTTATTTTTGGCCAATTTTACAAACGATTTATTTTAGTTTTACAGAATGGGGAGCGTTTGGAACATTCGAGTGGATTGGTGTAGAAAATTATGTGAGGATGTTGACCGATTCAGAATTAGGTCAAGCCTTTAGGAATACCTTTATTTACATTGTACTGACAGTGCCGATCGGAATTTTTTTATCCATACTCGTAGCTGTCTTACTTAACCAAAAAATTAAGGGAAGATCTGTCTATCGCACACTGTATTTTTTACCGGTTATTACGATGCCAGCAGCAATCGCGATGGTGTGGAAGTGGCTCTATAATTCTGATTTTGGCTTAATTAATTATATTTTGTCCTTATTTCATATCAAAGGACCGAGTTGGATAACCAATCCGGATATTGCCTTATATTCGATCATCATTGTCGCTATTTGGAGTGGTGTCGGTTATAATATGGTCATTTTTCTTTCTGGATTACAAAATATTCCGCAAACATATTATGAAGCAGCTAAAATTGATGGGGCGGGACCTGTACGAACGTTCTTTTCAATTACGATGCCATTATTATCACCTATCATTTTTTTCGTTTCAATTATGTCGTTAATCGGGGCATTCCAAGTGTTTGATCTGATTTTTATGATGGTTTCTAGTAATAGTGTCACGATAGAAAAAACACAATCCATTGTTTATCTGTTCTATCAGCACGCCTTTGTGTTGAATGATAAAGGATATGCAGCCGCTATTGCTGTTTTATTATTAGTGATGATTTTAATTGTGACAGTGATACAAATGATGTTACAGAAAAAATGGGTGCATTACGAATAA
- a CDS encoding carbohydrate ABC transporter permease produces the protein MKGKNIWIHVILIIGAVMMVIPFIWMLLTSLKTYAESVHIPPKIFPKDFQWKNYKEVFELLPFFKFMFNTIIVTVARTIGQLFLCSLAAYAFARIRFPGRNILFVLVLSVLMVPSQVFLLPQYMIMVKLNWLNTLQAVIVPGLFSAFGTFLLRQFFMGLPKELEEAARLDGCNHFQIYWKIMLPLAKPGLIALGIFTALWSWNELMWPLIVNSSSEKMTLSVGLSSLQGQYLTNYPILMAGSFLAILPMLLLFMFLQKRFIEGIAITGGK, from the coding sequence ATGAAAGGAAAAAATATTTGGATTCACGTAATTTTAATCATTGGTGCAGTCATGATGGTTATCCCTTTTATTTGGATGCTACTCACCTCATTAAAAACCTATGCTGAATCTGTTCATATTCCCCCAAAGATTTTTCCGAAGGATTTTCAATGGAAAAATTATAAAGAAGTATTTGAATTACTGCCATTTTTCAAGTTTATGTTCAATACGATCATCGTAACGGTCGCTCGTACGATTGGCCAATTATTCCTTTGTTCCTTAGCAGCTTATGCCTTTGCACGAATTCGTTTTCCTGGACGCAATATACTTTTTGTATTAGTCCTATCCGTGTTAATGGTTCCGTCCCAGGTATTCCTGCTTCCGCAATACATGATCATGGTGAAATTAAATTGGCTGAATACTTTACAAGCCGTTATCGTTCCAGGATTATTTAGTGCATTCGGTACCTTTTTACTTCGCCAATTTTTTATGGGCTTACCTAAAGAATTAGAAGAGGCTGCCAGACTTGATGGTTGTAATCATTTTCAAATTTATTGGAAAATCATGCTTCCATTAGCGAAACCAGGGTTAATTGCATTAGGAATTTTTACAGCCCTATGGTCTTGGAATGAATTAATGTGGCCGCTTATCGTCAATAGTTCCTCAGAGAAAATGACATTATCGGTAGGTCTCTCATCCCTGCAAGGACAATATTTAACCAATTATCCAATTCTAATGGCAGGTTCATTCTTAGCCATACTGCCGATGCTTCTATTATTTATGTTCCTACAAAAGAGATTTATAGAAGGAATTGCGATTACCGGAGGGAAATAA
- a CDS encoding Gfo/Idh/MocA family protein gives MITAALIGAGSRGLHAYGSYALKYPHELSFVAVAEPNREKGAKFAALHQINDKMVFDSWEEMLEKEKFCDALLICSPDRFHYKPVIQAIKKGYNILLEKPMSPNPQETLEIAKLATEHNVLLSVCHVLRYAPFYQELKSIIDQKVIGDIVSIQWNEHVGYYHQAHSFVRGNWGNSQQSSPMILQKCCHDLDLLQWIIGSECQSVSSYGNLTHFTSENAPEGSTLRCLDGCKVEKECPYSAMKWYLHDRDEWPANVVSVHPSIDSRLKALQEGPYGRCVYHCDNDVVDHQVINLLFEKDVTVSFTMTAFTKEICRSFRIMGTKGEIEGNDARNELKIQHFSGKTEVIIPESVAGGHMGADTSIMRDFIERVAKKEKESLTSAIVSAHSHLMAFAAEESRLSGTTVNFQEYVANLTKETQESK, from the coding sequence ATGATTACAGCAGCGTTAATTGGAGCTGGAAGTAGAGGGTTACATGCTTATGGTTCATATGCTTTGAAATATCCACATGAGTTATCTTTTGTTGCGGTAGCTGAACCAAATCGGGAGAAGGGAGCGAAATTTGCAGCTCTTCATCAGATAAACGATAAGATGGTGTTTGATTCGTGGGAGGAGATGTTGGAGAAAGAAAAGTTTTGTGATGCATTATTAATTTGTTCGCCTGATCGCTTTCATTATAAACCTGTCATTCAAGCGATTAAAAAAGGATATAATATTTTACTTGAGAAACCAATGTCACCTAATCCCCAAGAAACATTAGAGATTGCCAAGCTAGCTACCGAACATAATGTTCTTTTAAGTGTCTGTCATGTGTTACGGTATGCCCCATTTTATCAGGAATTGAAATCAATTATCGATCAAAAAGTAATCGGAGATATTGTATCCATTCAATGGAATGAGCATGTTGGCTACTACCACCAGGCACATAGCTTTGTCAGAGGAAATTGGGGGAATAGTCAGCAATCAAGTCCTATGATATTGCAAAAATGCTGTCATGATTTGGATCTTTTGCAATGGATTATTGGTTCAGAATGTCAGAGTGTATCTTCCTATGGAAATTTAACCCATTTTACAAGTGAGAATGCTCCAGAAGGCTCCACCTTAAGGTGTTTAGACGGCTGTAAGGTGGAGAAAGAATGCCCATACTCAGCGATGAAATGGTATTTGCATGACCGCGATGAATGGCCAGCGAATGTAGTTTCAGTTCATCCAAGCATTGATAGTAGATTAAAGGCCCTTCAAGAAGGTCCGTATGGTAGATGTGTGTACCACTGTGACAATGATGTGGTTGATCATCAGGTTATTAACCTTTTATTTGAAAAAGATGTAACAGTGTCATTTACGATGACCGCTTTTACGAAGGAGATTTGCCGTTCATTTAGAATTATGGGAACGAAGGGCGAAATTGAAGGCAATGATGCTCGAAATGAATTAAAGATTCAACATTTCTCTGGAAAGACGGAGGTAATTATTCCTGAATCGGTAGCTGGTGGTCATATGGGAGCAGATACGAGTATTATGAGAGATTTTATCGAACGTGTAGCAAAGAAGGAAAAAGAAAGTCTGACCTCCGCAATTGTTTCTGCCCATAGTCATTTAATGGCCTTTGCTGCAGAGGAATCGCGTCTGTCTGGAACAACTGTGAACTTTCAGGAATATGTTGCAAATTTAACGAAGGAAACACAAGAATCAAAATAG
- a CDS encoding GntR family transcriptional regulator, protein MIEKDNRVPLYYQLMDILMGKIEQGELKEHDRLPSERELCEQYNVSRTTVRQTMQELEKEGLIYKEHGKGTFVSPKVINQSLVQFYSFTEEMKKIGKKPSSIVLDFQTVSCESKVAKNMDLSVGELVFRITRLRLADGVPMMYETSFLPVKRFPDLTKEDLEQAPMYNLFRDKYQAIITRANERFKAVTTTEDEAKRLKMSTDEPSLLIERVTFEGTNVIEYTVSIARGDKFSYSVELK, encoded by the coding sequence ATGATAGAAAAGGATAATCGAGTTCCCCTTTATTACCAACTAATGGATATTCTTATGGGGAAAATAGAACAGGGGGAGCTGAAGGAGCATGACCGGCTACCCTCTGAGCGTGAGTTATGTGAACAATATAATGTCAGTCGAACAACTGTACGACAAACAATGCAAGAGCTTGAAAAAGAAGGTCTTATTTATAAAGAGCATGGAAAGGGGACTTTTGTCTCACCAAAAGTAATCAATCAAAGTCTTGTCCAATTTTATAGTTTTACCGAAGAAATGAAAAAGATCGGGAAAAAGCCATCTTCTATTGTTCTCGATTTTCAAACGGTGTCTTGTGAAAGCAAAGTAGCAAAAAACATGGATCTATCAGTTGGTGAATTAGTCTTTCGAATTACTAGATTACGACTTGCTGATGGAGTGCCTATGATGTATGAAACATCATTTCTTCCTGTAAAAAGATTTCCTGATCTAACGAAGGAGGATTTAGAGCAAGCACCTATGTATAATCTATTTCGCGACAAATATCAAGCAATCATTACAAGAGCAAATGAGCGTTTTAAAGCTGTAACAACGACAGAAGATGAAGCCAAACGATTGAAAATGAGCACCGATGAACCAAGTCTTTTAATTGAAAGGGTAACATTTGAAGGTACGAATGTGATTGAGTATACAGTATCCATTGCAAGAGGAGATAAGTTTTCATATTCGGTAGAATTAAAGTAG
- a CDS encoding ROK family protein has product MGYRACFDIGGTFIKFAVVSEAGELFLQGKTETPTKNVTMYIPQILSEKVAYFREYYPIENIGISSCGIVDHNKGVILFSANIEGYSGFPLAHEISEFTGLSISVENDVRSACLGEMWLGAAQGKENVVLLTLGTGVGGAIIQNGRLVSGAGNLAGELGHMSIIHNGENCPCGGKGCFERYASTSSLIRYYQTIVGQEESIDGKEIMSKIKQGETAAIKAYQEFIDYLSTGLVNIAHLFNPECIIIGGGITEQGESFINEVNSKYKEKVMPLYRESTKIVLAELHNDAALYGAFVHAGNFVKN; this is encoded by the coding sequence ATGGGGTATCGCGCGTGTTTTGATATTGGGGGAACCTTTATTAAGTTTGCGGTCGTTTCTGAAGCAGGTGAGTTATTTTTACAAGGAAAAACGGAAACACCAACGAAGAATGTAACAATGTATATTCCTCAAATACTAAGTGAAAAGGTGGCGTATTTTCGTGAATACTACCCAATTGAAAATATTGGGATTTCCTCCTGTGGAATTGTAGACCACAATAAAGGTGTGATTCTGTTCTCTGCCAATATCGAAGGATATTCAGGCTTCCCTTTGGCACATGAAATTTCAGAATTTACTGGATTGTCTATTTCGGTTGAAAATGATGTAAGAAGTGCTTGCCTTGGTGAAATGTGGCTTGGGGCTGCACAAGGAAAAGAAAATGTCGTTCTACTGACACTAGGAACTGGAGTAGGGGGTGCGATCATCCAAAATGGTCGTCTCGTTTCAGGGGCGGGAAATTTGGCTGGTGAGCTCGGTCATATGAGCATTATTCATAATGGGGAAAACTGTCCTTGCGGAGGCAAGGGATGCTTTGAACGCTATGCGTCAACCTCTTCTCTCATTCGTTATTATCAGACCATTGTTGGCCAAGAAGAGAGTATCGATGGTAAAGAAATTATGAGCAAAATCAAACAGGGAGAAACAGCTGCCATTAAAGCTTACCAGGAGTTTATCGATTACTTGTCAACCGGGCTAGTAAATATCGCCCACCTTTTTAATCCTGAATGTATTATTATTGGTGGAGGGATTACCGAACAAGGCGAATCATTCATCAATGAAGTAAATTCGAAATATAAAGAAAAGGTTATGCCACTTTATCGTGAATCAACAAAGATTGTTTTGGCAGAGTTACATAATGACGCAGCACTGTATGGGGCGTTTGTTCATGCGGGGAATTTTGTGAAGAACTAA
- a CDS encoding GNAT family N-acetyltransferase: MIYELQIENYQLIKPLLAEYPVNPVIAGVIEGNNLGRIFVDHPQNPSAALVWAKNEMFYLIGNSDNKLFNSSLESLIFCQIKPEALAIGDDCFNLELYPFSKWERIIPRIFTHSLSIGERVPFEFDYNRYISRMLEKKVLPDGYQCQIISEELIKRDINDVMKKEILKFWDSVDSFFNKGIGVVITKEREIIGTCLSVFVSGSDFEIGINVYQTEHRGKGLATYMAERFLEICLEKGGRPHWTTENFRSDSIAIANKLGFRQLPNYRMFFLPF; the protein is encoded by the coding sequence ATGATTTATGAATTACAAATAGAAAACTATCAATTGATTAAGCCATTACTAGCAGAGTACCCTGTTAATCCAGTCATAGCCGGTGTGATAGAGGGGAATAATCTTGGCAGAATTTTTGTCGACCATCCACAGAACCCGTCAGCTGCATTAGTTTGGGCAAAAAATGAAATGTTCTATTTAATTGGAAATAGTGATAATAAGCTATTTAATTCATCGTTGGAAAGTTTAATCTTTTGTCAGATTAAACCTGAGGCATTGGCTATCGGTGATGATTGTTTTAATTTGGAGCTTTATCCCTTTTCAAAATGGGAAAGAATAATACCACGTATCTTTACTCATTCATTATCTATTGGAGAAAGAGTACCTTTTGAATTTGACTACAATCGATATATAAGTAGGATGCTGGAAAAAAAGGTTTTACCTGATGGATATCAATGTCAAATTATTAGTGAGGAACTCATTAAGAGAGATATAAATGATGTTATGAAGAAGGAAATCTTAAAGTTTTGGGATTCCGTAGATTCCTTTTTTAATAAAGGAATCGGAGTTGTCATAACTAAAGAGAGAGAAATCATAGGTACATGTCTTTCCGTTTTTGTTAGTGGATCCGATTTTGAAATTGGCATCAATGTTTATCAAACGGAGCATCGTGGCAAAGGCCTGGCTACCTACATGGCAGAAAGATTTTTAGAAATCTGCTTAGAAAAAGGTGGCAGGCCACATTGGACGACGGAAAATTTTCGTAGCGATTCAATAGCCATTGCAAATAAACTTGGCTTTAGACAACTACCTAATTATCGAATGTTTTTTCTTCCTTTTTAA
- a CDS encoding M20 metallopeptidase family protein: MLQTKLVNEELKAWTIQQRRHFHMHPELSGQEYKTAAYVKEKLAEFGIPVDSRFSAPNVVAYFKGTEGNKTVALRADMDALPLYEEGDKPYISTVPGVMHGCGHDGHTAILLAVAKWMSSHPQLVKNNIVFIFQSSEEASPSGAKQLVEEGILDGVDVIYGIHLMANLPIGKIGFATGFAMASSDDFDITIEGVGGHGGQPQDAVDPIYIATHLIQGFQSVVSRNLHPLQAGVISFGGMQAGNSYNVIPSEVKLQGTIRAMTFEAAELMHKKTAQLTESLCASFGAKGHYTFIEGTPPLYNHPKACEFAKRVIDDTFGEDVFEKMDPTLGAEDYSYYLKEKTGAFINVGMQSEKSQYPHHHPKFDIDEDAIPTAIELMIQLALNVK, from the coding sequence ATGTTACAAACAAAATTAGTGAATGAAGAATTAAAAGCTTGGACAATTCAACAGCGTCGTCATTTTCATATGCATCCCGAGTTATCTGGACAGGAGTATAAAACAGCTGCTTATGTAAAAGAGAAACTTGCAGAATTCGGTATTCCAGTAGATTCTCGTTTTTCAGCACCTAATGTAGTGGCTTATTTCAAAGGGACAGAAGGGAATAAAACAGTCGCACTTAGAGCTGATATGGATGCCCTTCCCCTTTATGAAGAAGGAGATAAGCCTTATATCTCTACTGTTCCTGGTGTCATGCATGGCTGTGGTCATGATGGTCACACAGCTATTTTACTTGCTGTTGCTAAATGGATGAGCAGCCATCCACAATTAGTAAAAAACAATATCGTTTTCATTTTTCAAAGCTCAGAGGAAGCTTCGCCAAGTGGAGCTAAACAGCTTGTTGAAGAGGGAATTTTAGATGGGGTCGATGTCATTTATGGCATTCATTTGATGGCAAATTTACCTATAGGAAAGATTGGCTTTGCTACAGGATTTGCGATGGCGTCAAGTGATGATTTTGATATTACGATTGAAGGCGTTGGTGGTCATGGTGGGCAACCACAGGATGCGGTGGATCCTATCTATATTGCCACTCATTTAATTCAAGGATTCCAATCAGTTGTTAGCAGAAATTTACATCCATTACAAGCAGGGGTTATTTCCTTCGGAGGAATGCAGGCTGGAAACTCCTATAATGTCATTCCTTCAGAAGTAAAACTTCAAGGAACGATTCGTGCAATGACATTCGAGGCAGCAGAACTAATGCATAAAAAAACTGCTCAATTAACGGAATCCCTATGTGCAAGCTTCGGTGCAAAAGGACACTATACATTTATTGAAGGGACTCCACCATTATATAACCATCCTAAAGCATGTGAATTTGCCAAAAGGGTGATCGACGATACCTTTGGTGAAGATGTTTTTGAGAAAATGGATCCAACTTTAGGTGCAGAGGACTACTCCTATTATTTAAAAGAAAAAACAGGTGCGTTTATAAATGTGGGAATGCAAAGTGAAAAAAGTCAGTATCCACATCACCACCCTAAATTCGATATTGATGAGGATGCTATTCCAACAGCGATTGAGCTAATGATTCAATTAGCATTAAATGTGAAATAG
- a CDS encoding YfcC family protein yields MPKSLLQDQQPSSINSKKKQVKNINAFVLIFCVIIISTILTYIVPAGEYDRVDKDGRTLVVPDSFHFTDSSPVGFFNIFTSIHTGMVQGAGIIFFVLMVGGAFGILKATGALDALILTITKKLGNRELLLIPVLMLFFAAGGTLMGMAEETIIYIAIITPLAIALGFDAIVGFAIVSLGANIGFMSAIMNPFNIGIAQSIAELPTFSGIGLRLILLATFYIAGVLFVYRYAKKVKANPELRYLGNFETNKKIVSTDTKLETRHKWVLAVFLLNFVVLIIGVLKFGWYITEIAGLFLLFGILIGFIGKLNPSKMADSFMDGAKEVIGGALIIGFAQAILVVVQDGKLMDSVLYYASSLLSHLTPALNAVGMFFVQLFLNFLVPSGSGQAALTMPIMAPLSDLVGVTRQTAVLAFQLGDGITNSIFPTAGVLVAGLAIAGIPFTKWFKWVLPFIFIEIIISIIFLLIAQAIQYGPF; encoded by the coding sequence ATGCCTAAATCGCTACTTCAAGATCAACAGCCATCATCTATTAATAGTAAAAAGAAGCAAGTGAAGAATATTAATGCATTCGTCCTTATTTTTTGTGTGATTATCATTTCTACTATTTTGACTTATATTGTTCCAGCTGGGGAGTATGATCGAGTGGATAAGGATGGACGTACTTTAGTTGTTCCGGATTCCTTTCATTTCACAGATTCTTCTCCTGTAGGCTTTTTTAATATTTTTACAAGTATCCATACAGGAATGGTACAAGGAGCAGGAATTATCTTTTTTGTATTAATGGTTGGGGGTGCATTTGGTATTCTTAAAGCAACCGGTGCACTAGATGCTTTGATTTTAACCATTACGAAAAAGCTTGGTAATCGTGAATTATTGCTTATCCCTGTACTCATGCTCTTCTTTGCTGCAGGTGGTACATTAATGGGGATGGCCGAGGAAACAATTATTTACATCGCCATTATTACACCGTTAGCCATTGCTTTAGGATTTGACGCAATTGTCGGATTTGCCATTGTTTCATTAGGTGCAAATATAGGTTTCATGAGTGCCATTATGAATCCATTTAATATCGGTATTGCACAAAGTATAGCTGAATTGCCAACTTTCTCTGGTATCGGTCTTCGATTAATCTTACTTGCAACTTTCTATATTGCAGGAGTACTTTTTGTTTATCGTTATGCTAAAAAAGTAAAAGCGAATCCTGAACTACGTTATCTAGGAAACTTTGAAACGAACAAAAAAATCGTCTCAACAGATACAAAGCTAGAAACTCGTCATAAATGGGTACTAGCAGTTTTCTTGCTTAACTTCGTAGTTTTAATCATTGGTGTTTTAAAATTTGGCTGGTATATAACTGAAATTGCAGGTCTATTCCTTCTATTCGGAATCTTAATCGGGTTTATTGGGAAATTGAATCCAAGCAAAATGGCGGATAGTTTCATGGATGGAGCAAAGGAAGTAATTGGTGGTGCACTAATTATTGGTTTTGCGCAAGCCATACTTGTCGTTGTGCAGGATGGGAAATTAATGGATTCCGTTTTGTACTATGCATCTTCCCTATTAAGTCACTTAACTCCAGCATTGAATGCAGTTGGCATGTTCTTCGTACAACTCTTTCTGAACTTCCTTGTTCCTTCAGGAAGTGGACAGGCAGCTTTAACGATGCCGATTATGGCACCTTTATCTGATCTTGTAGGTGTCACTAGACAGACAGCAGTTTTAGCCTTTCAGCTAGGCGATGGCATTACAAACTCTATTTTCCCAACTGCAGGTGTACTAGTTGCAGGTCTTGCAATTGCGGGAATTCCTTTTACGAAATGGTTTAAATGGGTACTGCCATTTATTTTTATCGAAATTATCATTAGTATTATTTTCTTACTGATCGCACAGGCCATTCAGTATGGTCCATTTTAA